The following are encoded together in the Pseudostreptobacillus hongkongensis genome:
- a CDS encoding M24 family metallopeptidase encodes MKKDKMLEYIRTNNIDGILISTPKNIQYITNFECDPHERLLMYILRKDGKEFILCPELEKNSAKNSTNNIEIIGYMDTENGFEKLMKATSYLENLAVEKEHLTVKRFEIIQEVFKSNNILDCSSLIKNLRKYKSKEEIEFLQTAAKFADKCIEIAKDNLRVGITELELKAIIENEIQKFGINKMSFDTIVLFGDGAANPHGLSSSRKLKENEYVLLDLGCYYKDYASDITRCLEFGRVSEFDKSIYDIVLKANTEAIKAVKPGVTFASLDKIARDIITDAGYGQYFTHRLGHGLGMDCHEYPDVSQSCNDILEEGMVFTIEPGIYIPDKVGIRIEDDIVVTQNGYIQLTQYKK; translated from the coding sequence ATGAAAAAGGATAAAATGTTAGAATACATTAGAACTAATAATATAGATGGAATTTTAATTTCTACTCCTAAAAATATACAATATATAACTAATTTTGAATGCGATCCACATGAAAGATTACTTATGTATATTTTAAGAAAAGATGGTAAAGAATTCATACTTTGTCCTGAACTTGAAAAAAATAGTGCAAAAAATTCTACTAATAATATAGAAATAATCGGGTATATGGATACAGAAAATGGATTTGAAAAACTTATGAAGGCTACTTCTTATTTAGAAAATTTAGCAGTAGAAAAAGAACATCTAACTGTAAAAAGATTTGAAATTATACAAGAAGTATTCAAAAGTAACAACATATTAGATTGTTCTTCTTTAATTAAAAATCTTAGAAAATATAAAAGCAAGGAAGAAATAGAATTTCTACAAACTGCAGCAAAATTTGCTGATAAATGTATAGAAATCGCCAAAGATAATTTAAGAGTAGGTATTACAGAACTAGAACTTAAAGCTATAATAGAAAATGAAATACAAAAATTTGGTATAAATAAAATGTCATTTGATACTATAGTTCTTTTTGGTGACGGTGCTGCTAATCCTCATGGATTAAGTTCTTCAAGAAAATTAAAAGAAAATGAATATGTTCTTTTAGATCTTGGATGTTATTATAAAGATTATGCTAGCGATATTACTAGATGTCTTGAATTTGGTAGGGTTTCTGAATTTGATAAAAGTATATATGATATAGTGCTTAAAGCAAATACAGAGGCAATAAAAGCTGTAAAACCTGGTGTTACTTTTGCAAGCCTTGATAAAATTGCTAGAGATATCATAACTGATGCTGGATATGGACAATATTTCACACATAGATTAGGTCACGGTCTTGGTATGGATTGCCACGAATATCCAGATGTATCTCAAAGCTGTAATGATATATTAGAAGAAGGTATGGTATTTACAATAGAACCAGGAATATATATACCTGATAAAGTCGGTATAAGAATAGAAGATGACATCGTAGTTACTCAAAACGGATATATACAATTAACTCAATACAAAAAATAG
- the tsaE gene encoding tRNA (adenosine(37)-N6)-threonylcarbamoyltransferase complex ATPase subunit type 1 TsaE: protein MENKILNFEEINNLIDKISEKIKKREIRYIALIGDLGTGKTHISKRICRNLGVLDNVKSPTFTYVLEYNLDEINILHFDLYRLSNIDELYEIGYDDYLDSDNNIFLVEWANNVVEAIPDDAIYIELTYNDIDKRFVSVYIKVNGEKKYLEIAH, encoded by the coding sequence ATGGAAAATAAAATACTGAATTTTGAAGAGATTAATAATTTGATTGATAAAATAAGTGAAAAAATAAAAAAAAGAGAAATTAGGTATATAGCATTAATAGGAGATTTAGGTACAGGTAAAACTCACATATCTAAAAGAATTTGTAGAAATCTAGGAGTTTTAGATAATGTTAAAAGTCCTACATTTACATATGTTTTGGAATATAACCTAGATGAAATTAATATACTTCATTTTGATTTATATAGATTATCTAATATAGATGAATTATATGAAATAGGTTATGATGATTATTTAGATTCAGACAATAATATATTCTTAGTTGAATGGGCAAATAATGTTGTTGAGGCTATACCTGATGATGCAATTTATATAGAACTTACATATAATGATATAGATAAGAGATTTGTTAGTGTGTATATTAAAGTAAATGGAGAAAAGAAATATTTAGAAATTGCACATTAA
- a CDS encoding DUF2147 domain-containing protein — protein sequence MKKLFILLLTIFSFTAFAAKSDAYGRWITEKGDTDNRIIVDIYEKSGKVYGKIYQLTNRYDSTGNLRKDINNPDASKKGRTLEGIDFVSGFTYNEDKDVYESGKIYDPSSGKTYDCYMILQKDGTLKVRGHVSGLKFLGKTQIWRKYK from the coding sequence ATGAAAAAATTATTTATTTTATTACTTACAATATTTTCTTTCACAGCATTTGCTGCAAAATCAGATGCTTATGGAAGATGGATTACTGAAAAAGGCGATACTGACAATAGAATTATAGTTGATATTTATGAAAAAAGTGGTAAAGTTTATGGAAAAATATACCAATTAACTAATAGATATGATTCAACAGGAAATTTAAGAAAAGATATTAACAATCCTGATGCATCTAAAAAAGGTAGAACTTTAGAAGGAATAGATTTTGTAAGTGGATTTACATACAACGAAGATAAAGATGTATATGAAAGTGGTAAAATCTATGATCCATCAAGTGGAAAAACTTATGATTGCTATATGATATTACAAAAAGATGGTACTTTAAAAGTTAGAGGACACGTAAGTGGACTTAAATTCTTAGGTAAAACACAAATCTGGAGAAAATATAAATAA
- the gap gene encoding type I glyceraldehyde-3-phosphate dehydrogenase: MAVKVAINGFGRIGRLALRLMANDPEFDVVAVNDLSDAKTLAHLFKYDTAQGRFDGTVEVKEGAFVVNGKEIKSFAEADPAKLPWGELDVDVVLECTGFFVKKEKAGLHIQAGAKKVVISAPGQGDMKTVVFGVNENVLDGSETVLSAASCTTNCLAPMAKVLQDKFGVVAGSMTTIHAYTGDQNTLDAPHRKGDLRRARAAAENIVPNTTGAAKAIGLVIPELQGKLDGAAQRVPVPTGSLTELITVLEKPVTAEEVNAAMKAAETPSFGYTEEPLVSSDIIGIKWGSLFDATQTKVIKSGDTQLVKTVAWYDNEMSYTAQLIRTLHYFVSLIK, encoded by the coding sequence ATGGCAGTAAAAGTTGCAATTAATGGATTTGGAAGAATAGGTAGATTAGCTTTAAGATTAATGGCTAACGATCCTGAATTTGATGTAGTAGCTGTAAACGATTTATCTGATGCTAAAACTTTAGCTCACTTATTTAAATATGATACAGCTCAAGGAAGATTTGATGGAACAGTTGAAGTAAAAGAAGGAGCTTTCGTTGTTAACGGAAAAGAAATTAAATCTTTTGCTGAAGCAGACCCTGCAAAATTACCTTGGGGAGAATTAGACGTAGACGTAGTATTAGAATGTACTGGATTCTTCGTTAAAAAAGAAAAAGCTGGATTACATATCCAAGCAGGAGCTAAAAAAGTAGTTATATCAGCTCCAGGTCAAGGAGATATGAAAACTGTTGTATTCGGTGTTAATGAAAACGTATTAGATGGAAGTGAAACTGTATTATCTGCAGCTTCTTGTACAACTAACTGTTTAGCACCTATGGCTAAAGTATTACAAGATAAATTCGGTGTTGTTGCTGGATCAATGACTACAATACATGCTTACACAGGAGATCAAAATACATTAGATGCACCACACAGAAAAGGTGACTTAAGAAGAGCTAGAGCAGCAGCTGAAAATATAGTTCCTAACACTACAGGAGCAGCTAAAGCAATAGGATTAGTTATACCTGAATTACAAGGAAAATTAGATGGAGCAGCTCAAAGAGTTCCTGTACCAACTGGATCATTAACTGAGTTAATAACTGTATTAGAAAAACCTGTAACTGCTGAAGAAGTAAATGCAGCAATGAAAGCAGCTGAAACTCCTTCATTCGGATACACTGAAGAACCATTAGTATCTTCAGATATTATAGGAATTAAATGGGGATCATTATTTGATGCTACTCAAACTAAAGTTATCAAATCAGGAGATACTCAATTAGTTAAAACTGTTGCTTGGTATGACAACGAAATGTCTTACACTGCACAATTAATCAGAACTTTACACTACTTTGTAAGTTTAATTAAATAG
- a CDS encoding tRNA lysidine(34) synthetase: protein MVNLSCNAIIPDGPLKPVEEIEESIRTTYKKNIYTKFLSAVLEYGLIEKGDKIAIAVSGGKDSLLLCKLFQELKKDKRFDFEFKAISLNPGFREDDLEHFKFNLKELNIECDIIDTNIWKIANEMAQDYPCFLCAKMRRGILYKNIEEMGYNKLALGHHFDDVIETTLINLFYGGQLKTMLPKTPSTTGNLTLIRPMALVHEEDIIKFTKKNGIRAMNCGCVIEAGKTSSKRREIKEMLEGLEKNNPGLKQKVFRSMENINLDYVYGYKKGKEKYNIKDDTDSISDLFE from the coding sequence GTGGTAAATTTAAGTTGTAATGCAATAATACCTGATGGACCTTTAAAACCTGTAGAAGAAATAGAAGAAAGTATAAGAACTACATATAAAAAGAATATATATACAAAATTTTTAAGTGCAGTTTTAGAATACGGGTTAATAGAAAAAGGAGATAAAATAGCAATAGCTGTATCAGGAGGAAAAGATTCTCTACTTTTATGCAAACTATTTCAAGAGTTAAAAAAAGATAAAAGATTTGATTTTGAATTTAAAGCTATAAGTTTAAATCCAGGATTTAGAGAAGATGATCTAGAACATTTTAAATTTAATCTTAAAGAGCTTAATATAGAATGTGATATTATTGATACTAACATTTGGAAAATTGCTAATGAAATGGCACAAGATTATCCATGTTTCCTGTGTGCTAAGATGAGACGTGGTATACTTTATAAAAACATAGAGGAAATGGGATATAACAAGTTAGCACTAGGGCATCATTTTGATGATGTTATAGAAACTACATTGATAAATTTATTTTATGGAGGTCAGTTAAAAACTATGCTTCCTAAAACACCATCAACTACAGGAAATTTAACTTTAATAAGACCTATGGCTTTAGTACATGAAGAAGATATAATTAAGTTTACTAAGAAAAACGGTATAAGAGCTATGAACTGTGGTTGTGTAATAGAAGCAGGTAAAACATCTAGTAAAAGACGTGAAATAAAAGAAATGTTAGAAGGATTAGAAAAAAATAACCCAGGATTAAAACAAAAAGTATTTAGATCTATGGAAAATATTAACCTAGATTATGTTTATGGATATAAAAAAGGTAAAGAAAAATATAATATAAAGGATGATACAGATAGTATATCAGACTTATTTGAGTAA